One window from the genome of Oryza glaberrima chromosome 3, OglaRS2, whole genome shotgun sequence encodes:
- the LOC127768474 gene encoding vacuolar cation/proton exchanger 2 isoform X1 — translation MMGAEKAELGMEELELEEGGGSPSPSPMTAAGKMQALDFEHIGSLAAVAESLSTGSKWRRALTSVRVVILQAKINVLLPFGPLAVMLHYLSANHQGWVFLFSLIGITPLAERLGYATEQLALYTGPTIGGLLNATFGNATEMIISLYALKNGMIRVVQQSLLGSILSNMLLVLGCAFFAGGLVHPSRDQVFNKASAVVNSGLLLMAVLGLMFPAVLHFTHSEVQYGKSEVSLSRFSSCIMLVAYASYLFFQLKSQRSLYSPIGEQEEEVTEDEEEEKEITQGEAICWLFVLTIWISILSGYLVDAIQGASESLNMPVAFISVILLPIVGNAAEHASAIMFAMKDKLDITLGVAIGSSTQISMFVIPFCVVIGWIMGQQMDLNFQLFETATLFITVLVVAFMLQEGTSNYFKGLMLILCYLIVAASFFVHVDPDSTGDNK, via the exons ATGATGGGGGCGGAGAAGGCGGAGCTGGGGAtggaggagctggagctggaggaggGCGGGGGCTCGCCGTCTCCGTCGCCGATGACGGCCGCCGGGAAGATGCAGGCGCTGGACTTCGAGCACATCGGGTCGCTCGCCGCGGTGGCGGAGTCGCTCTCGACGGGGAGCAAGTGGCGGAGGGCGCTCACCAGCGTGCGCGTCGTCATCCTCCAGGCCAAGATCAacgtcctcctccccttcggCCCCCTCGCCGTCATGCTCCACTACCTCTCCGCCAACCAC CAAGGATGGGTTTTCCTTTTCAGCTTAATCGGCATCACGCCCTTGGCTGAGAGATTGGGATATGCGACCGA GCAGCTTGCTCTCTACACGGGTCCGACAA TTGGGGGGCTGTTGAATGCTACCTTTGGCAATGCGACTGAGATGATTATCTCGTTGTACGCATTGAAAAACGGGATGATCCGTGTCGTCCAGCAATCGCTACTAGGCTCTATACTCTCAAACATGCTGTTGGTTCTCGGTTGTGCTTTCTTCGCTGGGGGTCTTGTCCATCCCAGCAGGGACCAGGTCTTCAACAAG GCGTCAGCCGTTGTAAACTCAGGGTTGCTTTTGATGGCTGTCTTGGGTCTAATGTTTCCAGCAGTACTTCACTTTACACATTCTGAAGTGCAGTATGGAAAATCCGAAGTTTCCCTTTCAAGGTTTAGTAGCTGCATCATGCTTGTGGCATATGCAAGCTATCTGTTTTTTCAACTAAAGAGCCAGCGAAGTCTGTACAGTCCAATTGGTGAA CAGGAAGAAGAAGTAActgaggatgaggaggaagaaaaggagATAACACAGGGTGAAGCTATCTGTTGGCTTTTTGTGTTGACTATTTGGATTTCGATTCTCTCTGGGTACCTGGTAGACGCCATACAG GGGGCCTCTGAATCATTAAACATGCCAGTGGCCTTTATTAGTGTTATTCTGCTTCCAATCGTGGGAAATGCTGCTGAGCACGCAAGTGCCATTATGTTTGCCATGAAAGACAAACTT GATATTACACTTGGAGTTGCCATAGGATCATCAACACAGATCTCCATGTTTGTG ATCCCATTCTGTGTGGTAATTGGCTGGATAATGGGCCAACAAATGGACTTGAATTTTCAACTGTTCGAGACAGCAACTCTTTTTATAACAGTACTGGTGGTGGCATTTATGTTGCAG GAAGGAACATCGAACTATTTTAAAGGCCTTATGCTTATCTTATGCTATCTCATAGTTGCTGCGAGCTTCTTCGTACATGTTGATCCCGATTCAA CAGGTGACAACAAGTGA
- the LOC127767293 gene encoding protein STRUBBELIG-RECEPTOR FAMILY 7-like, whose protein sequence is MGKPSSSWFRAASGSGMASVGFTGVVAMLMATAFLGVTADTSSDDVTALNTFYTSLNSPSQLTNWVAQNGDPCGQSWLGITCSGSRVITIKLPGMGLKGTLGYNMNVMTALVELDASNNNLGGGDIPYNLPPNLERLNLENNSFTGTLPYSISQMASLKYLNLGHNQLSSINVMFNQLTNLATLDLSDNTFSGTLPDSFSNLTSLTMLHLQDNRFTGTIDVLSDLPLTDLNVQNNQLSGAIPDKLKGISNLQISGNSFSNSPVSPAPSSPPSTTSQSPPRQPSTRNPRNRNRNPPIGSNGDNGGNGDGSGGDGGGRSSKIGGGAVAGIVISLVVLGAMVGFFVFKRKSTRHQRGGDPEKNEPLTLRPIASGKFNQLRTISIISPTAKEGLQKTVSMNLKPPSKIDLHKSFDENDLTNKPVLAKNVDLSSIRATAYTVADLQMATESFSADNLIGEGSFGRVYRAEISDESDHKVLAVKKINVSAFPSKPSDFFIDLVAKISKLNHPNLSELDGYCLEHGQYLLAYEFYRNGSLHDFLHLSDGYSKPLSWNSRVKIALGSARALEYMHETCSPSIIHKNFKSSNILLDNELNPHVSDCGFAELIPNQELQESDENSGYRAPEVILSGQYSQKSDVYSFGVVMLELLTGRKAFDRSQPWPQQSLVRWASPQLHDIDALDQMVDPALEGLYPAKSLSRFADAIALCVQPEPEFRPPMSEVVQSLVRLVQRSSMGSVLSGGESISRRYDDSGDYTF, encoded by the exons ATGGGGAAGCCGAGCTCGAGCTGGTTCAGAGCAGCTTCAGGCTCGGGCATGGCGTCGGTGGGCTTCACTGGAGTGGTGGCGATGCTCATGGCCACAGCGTTCTTGGGGGTCACTGCCGACACTAGCTCAGACGACG TGACTGCCCTAAACACGTTCTACACAAGTCTGAACTCGCCCTCGCAGCTGACAAACTGGGTGGCGCAGAACGGCGACCCTTGTGGCCAGTCTTGGCTTGGGATCACTTGCTCTGGATCAAGGGTGATAACAAT AAAATTACCCGGTATGGGGCTCAAGGGGACCTTGGGGTACAACATGAACGTCATGACTGCACTGGTTGAGCT TGATGCTAGCAATAACAATCTTGGAGGAGGTGATATCCCTTATAATCTCCCTCCAAATCTTGAGAGGCT AAATCTTGAGAACAATAGCTTCACTGGGACTTTGCCTTACTCCATTTCCCAAATGGCCTCACTGAAGTATCT AAATCTTGGACATAATCAGCTTTCAAGCATCAATGTTATGTTCAACCAACTCACCAACTTGGCTACATT GGACCTCTCTGACAACACCTTCTCTGGCACTCTGCCAGACAGCTTCAGCAACTTGACAAGTCTGACCATGCT TCATTTGCAGGATAATCGGTTTACCGGTACCATAGATGTCCTATCTGATCTCCCTCTAACTGACCT CAACGTTCAAAACAATCAATTAAGTGGAGCAATTCCTGATAAGCTAAAAGGCATAAGTAATCTGCA GATAAGTGGGAACTCCTTTAGCAACAGTCCAGTCAGTCCTGCACCATCATCTCCACCATCCACTACTTCACAATCCCCGCCGCGACAGCCTTCTACCAGAAATCCTCGTAACCGTAACAGAAATCCACCAATTGGAAGCAATGGTGATAACGGTGGCAATGGCGATGGCAGTGGCGGTGACGGTGGAGGCAGAAGTTCTAAGATAGGAGGTGGGGCTGTTGCTGGGATTGTCATATCTTTGGTGGTTCTTGGAGCAATGGTTGGATTCTTTGTGTTCAAGAGAAAGTCAACGAGGCATCAACGTGGAGGAGATCCTGAGAAGAATGAACCTCTCACTCTTAGACCAATTGCTTCAGGAAAATTCAATC AGCTGAGAACAATAAGCATCATATCACCAACTGCAAAGGAAGGATTGCAGAAGACTGTCTCAATGAACCTGAAACCGCCATCGAAAATCGATTTGCACAAGTCCTTTGACGAAAATGATCTCACAAACAAGCCTGTTTTGGCAAAGAATGTAGACCTTTCTTCCATCAGAGCAACTGCGTACACTGTGGCAGACCTGCAGATGGCAACGGAGAGCTTCAGTGCTGACAATCTTATCGGTGAAGGCTCTTTTGGCCGGGTTTACAGAGCAGAGATCTCAGATGAGTCAGATCATAAG GTACTGGCTGTGAAGAAAATCAATGTATCTGCCTTTCCAAGCAAACCATCCGATTTCTTTATTGATTTGGTAGCAAAGATTTCAAAATTAAACCATCCAAACCTCTCAGAGCTTGACGGCTACTGCTTGGAGCATGGACAGTATTTGCTGGCATATGAATTTTACAGAAACGGTTCTCTTCATGACTTCCTTCACCTGTCTGATGGATACAGCAAACCACTGTCTTGGAATAGCCGTGTCAAGATTGCATTAGGATCTGCAAGGGCATTAGA gtATATGCACGAAACTTGCTCACCGTCTATCATCCACAAGAATTTCAAGTCATCTAACATACTGTTGGATAATGAGCTTAACCCCCATGTTTCAGATTGTGGGTTTGCAGAGCTTATTCCCAACCAGGAACTCCAG gaatcagatgagaacTCAGGATATAGAGCTCCCGAGGTGATCCTGTCTGGACAGTACTCTCAAAAGAGTGATGTGTACAGTTTTGGAGTCGTCATGCTAGAGCTCCTGACTGGCAGGAAAGCATTTGACAG ATCCCAACCATGGCCACAGCAGTCGCTAGTCCGATGGGCTTCTCCGCAGCTTCATGACATCGATGCGTTAGATCAGATGGTAGATCCAGCACTGGAAGGACTGTACCCTGCAAAATCCCTCTCTCGATTCGCCGACGCAATCGCGCTCTGTGTCCAG CCTGAGCCGGAATTCAGGCCACCGATGTCGGAGGTCGTCCAGTCCTTAGTCCGGCTCGTGCAGAGGTCAAGCATGGGGTCAGTCCTCAGTGGTGGCGAGAGCATTTCGCGACGATACGACGACTCCGGTGACTACACATTCTag
- the LOC127768474 gene encoding vacuolar cation/proton exchanger 2 isoform X2: protein MMGAEKAELGMEELELEEGGGSPSPSPMTAAGKMQALDFEHIGSLAAVAESLSTGSKWRRALTSVRVVILQAKINVLLPFGPLAVMLHYLSANHQGWVFLFSLIGITPLAERLGYATEQLALYTGPTIGGLLNATFGNATEMIISLYALKNGMIRVVQQSLLGSILSNMLLVLGCAFFAGGLVHPSRDQVFNKASAVVNSGLLLMAVLGLMFPAVLHFTHSEVQYGKSEVSLSRFSSCIMLVAYASYLFFQLKSQRSLYSPIGEEEEVTEDEEEEKEITQGEAICWLFVLTIWISILSGYLVDAIQGASESLNMPVAFISVILLPIVGNAAEHASAIMFAMKDKLDITLGVAIGSSTQISMFVIPFCVVIGWIMGQQMDLNFQLFETATLFITVLVVAFMLQEGTSNYFKGLMLILCYLIVAASFFVHVDPDSTGDNK from the exons ATGATGGGGGCGGAGAAGGCGGAGCTGGGGAtggaggagctggagctggaggaggGCGGGGGCTCGCCGTCTCCGTCGCCGATGACGGCCGCCGGGAAGATGCAGGCGCTGGACTTCGAGCACATCGGGTCGCTCGCCGCGGTGGCGGAGTCGCTCTCGACGGGGAGCAAGTGGCGGAGGGCGCTCACCAGCGTGCGCGTCGTCATCCTCCAGGCCAAGATCAacgtcctcctccccttcggCCCCCTCGCCGTCATGCTCCACTACCTCTCCGCCAACCAC CAAGGATGGGTTTTCCTTTTCAGCTTAATCGGCATCACGCCCTTGGCTGAGAGATTGGGATATGCGACCGA GCAGCTTGCTCTCTACACGGGTCCGACAA TTGGGGGGCTGTTGAATGCTACCTTTGGCAATGCGACTGAGATGATTATCTCGTTGTACGCATTGAAAAACGGGATGATCCGTGTCGTCCAGCAATCGCTACTAGGCTCTATACTCTCAAACATGCTGTTGGTTCTCGGTTGTGCTTTCTTCGCTGGGGGTCTTGTCCATCCCAGCAGGGACCAGGTCTTCAACAAG GCGTCAGCCGTTGTAAACTCAGGGTTGCTTTTGATGGCTGTCTTGGGTCTAATGTTTCCAGCAGTACTTCACTTTACACATTCTGAAGTGCAGTATGGAAAATCCGAAGTTTCCCTTTCAAGGTTTAGTAGCTGCATCATGCTTGTGGCATATGCAAGCTATCTGTTTTTTCAACTAAAGAGCCAGCGAAGTCTGTACAGTCCAATTGGTGAA GAAGAAGAAGTAActgaggatgaggaggaagaaaaggagATAACACAGGGTGAAGCTATCTGTTGGCTTTTTGTGTTGACTATTTGGATTTCGATTCTCTCTGGGTACCTGGTAGACGCCATACAG GGGGCCTCTGAATCATTAAACATGCCAGTGGCCTTTATTAGTGTTATTCTGCTTCCAATCGTGGGAAATGCTGCTGAGCACGCAAGTGCCATTATGTTTGCCATGAAAGACAAACTT GATATTACACTTGGAGTTGCCATAGGATCATCAACACAGATCTCCATGTTTGTG ATCCCATTCTGTGTGGTAATTGGCTGGATAATGGGCCAACAAATGGACTTGAATTTTCAACTGTTCGAGACAGCAACTCTTTTTATAACAGTACTGGTGGTGGCATTTATGTTGCAG GAAGGAACATCGAACTATTTTAAAGGCCTTATGCTTATCTTATGCTATCTCATAGTTGCTGCGAGCTTCTTCGTACATGTTGATCCCGATTCAA CAGGTGACAACAAGTGA
- the LOC127767295 gene encoding glucan endo-1,3-beta-glucosidase 5: protein MMGSCAAVHALAVAWAVAALLSRATPAGALAANWGTRALHPLPGDVTVRLLRDNGFDKVKLFEADPSALRALGHTGIQVMVGLPNELLAPVSSSVAAAEQWVLHNVSSYISKLGVDIRAVAVGNEPFLKSYKGKFEAATLPAVQNVQAALVKAGLARQVRVTVPLNADVYESLDGRPSAGDFRPDIAGLMVGLVRFLLDNGGFLTINIYPFLSLQADPNFPADYAYFPSPGSPPSQASVQDGGVLYTNVFDANYDTLISALEKHGLGAIAVVVGEIGWPTDGDKSANAANAQRFNQGLFDRILAGKGTPRRPQMPDVYVFALLDEDAKSIDPGSFERHWGVFNYDGSRKYNLRLAGGRSIAPARGVRYLSRQWCVLRPDASPADPAIGGAVGYACQYADCTSLGTGSSCGGLDARGNVSYAFNQFFQAANQMKGSCNFNNLSMITTSDPSQGTCRFQIEIDTGRHDLAVASSASAAATSVAAVLLLALLGLVI, encoded by the coding sequence ATGATGGGATCGTGCGCGGCGGTGCATGCGCTGGCGGTGgcgtgggcggtggcggcgctgctgtcCCGCGCGACGCCGGCGGGGGCCCTGGCGGCGAACTGGGGCACCCGCGCGCTCCACCCGCTCCCCGGCGACGTCAccgtccgcctcctccgcgacaACGGCTTCGACAAGGTCAAGCTCTTCGAGGCCGACCCCTCGGCGCTCCGCGCGCTCGGCCACACGGGGATCCAGGTCATGGTCGGCCTCCCCAACGAGCTCCTCGCCCcggtctcctcctccgtcgccgccgccgagcagtgGGTCCTCCACAACGTCTCCTCCTACATCTCCAAGCTCGGCGTCGAcatccgcgccgtcgccgtcggcaacGAGCCCTTCCTCAAGTCCTACAAGGGCAAGTTCGAGGCCGCCACGCTGCCCGCCGTGCAGAACGTCCAGGCCGCGCTCGTCAAGGCCGGGCTCGCCCGCCAGGTGCGCGTCACCGTCCCGCTCAACGCCGACGTCTACGAGTCGCTCGACGGGAGGCCGTCGGCGGGGGACTTCCGGCCCGACATCGCCGGCCTCATGGTCGGCCTCGTCCGCTTCCTCCTCGACAATGGCGGGTTCCTCACCATCAACATCTACCCCTTCCTGTCGCTCCAGGCCGACCCCAACTTCCCCGCCGACTACGCCTACTTCCCGTCGCcggggtcgccgccgtcgcaggcCAGCGTCCAGGACGGTGGCGTGCTGTACACCAACGTGTTCGACGCCAACTACGACACGCTCATCTCGGCGCTGGAGAAGCACGGGCTgggcgccatcgccgtcgtggTGGGGGAGATCGGGTGGCCGACCGACGGCGACAAGAGCGCCAACGCCGCCAACGCGCAGCGCTTCAACCAGGGGCTCTTCGACCGCATCCTCGCCGGCAAGggcacgccgcggcggccgcagaTGCCCGACGTCTACGTGTTCGCGCTGCTCGACGAGGACGCCAAGAGCATCGACCCGGGCAGCTTCGAGCGCCACTGGGGCGTGTTCAACTACGACGGCTCGCGCAAGTACaacctccgcctcgccggcggccggagcaTCGCGCCGGCGAGGGGCGTCCGCTACCTGTCGCGGCAGTGGTGCGTGCTCCGGCCGGACGCCAGCCCGGCCGACCCGGCgatcggcggcgccgtcggctaCGCGTGCCAGTACGCCGACTGCACCAGCCTCGGCACCGGCTCGTCGTGCGGCGGCCTCGACGCCCGCGGCAACGTCTCGTACGCGTTCAATCAGTTCTTCCAGGCGGCCAACCAGATGAAGGGCTCCTGCAACTTCAACAACCTCTCCATGATCACCACCTCCGACCCCTCCCAGGGCACCTGCCGCTTCCAGATCGAGATCGACACCGGCCGccacgacctcgccgtcgcctcctccgcatccgccgccgccacgtccgtcgccgccgttctgCTCCTCGCCTTGCTTGGCCTCGTCAtataa
- the LOC127768172 gene encoding uncharacterized protein LOC127768172 — protein sequence MDLLQSSYTPDDEDDDEQQPLSSPDASPLRLPAKSAAPAVDDTALALSAAAASTSRPLDPSLHLVPFNPTADQLWAPVLGPQHPHAPISSASGNRNHKLGHVEDAAVLPFLFDEQYNTFHRFGYAADPSGLHIVGDAQPSAEPDTVYNLAPSEHKRRRLQSKDEEGANQEPLPPEAKNPASDEWILRNKQSPWAGKKEAPPAELTEEQRQYAEAHAAKKAEKEARGEGKGEKSDMVAKSTFHGKEERDYQGRSWITPPKDAKASNERCYIPKRCVHEWVGHTKGVSAIRFFPKYGHLLLSASMDCKIKIWDVLESRTCMRTYMGHSKAVRDISFSNDGTKFLSAGYDRNIQYWDTETGQVISTFSTGKVPYVVKLNPDEDKQHVLLAGMSDKKIVQWDMKSGQITQEYDQHLGAVNTITFVDNNRRFVTSSDDKSLRVWEFGIPVVIKYISEPHMHSMPSISLHPNSNWLAAQSLDNQILIYSTKERFQLNKKKRFAGHIVAGYACQVNFSPDGRFVMSGDGEGSCWFWDWKSCRRFKTLKCHNGVCIGCEWHPLETSKVATCGWDGVIKYWD from the exons ATGGATCTCCTCCAGTCGTCCTACACGCcggacgacgaggacgacgacgagcagcagcccctctcctcgccggacgcctcgccgctccgcctccccgcCAAGtcggccgcccccgccgtcgacGACACGGCGCtcgcgctctccgccgccgccgcgtccacctcCCGCCCGCTCGacccctccctccacctcgTCCCCTTTAACCCCACCGCCGACCAGCTCTGGGCGCCCGTCCTCGGGCCCCAGCACCCCCACGCCcccatctcctccgcctccggcaaCCGCAACCACAAGCTCGGCCACGTCGaggacgccgccgtcctccccttcctcttcgaCGAGCAGTACAACACCTTCCACCGCTTCGGCTACGCCGCCGACCCCTCCGGCCTCCACATCGTCGGCGACGCCCAGCCCTCGGCCGAGCCCGACACCGTCTACAACCTCGCCCCCTCCGAGcacaagcgccgccgcctgcagtcCAAGGACGAGGAGGGCGCCAACCAGGAGCCCCTACCGCCGGAGGCCAAGAACCCGGCGTCCGACGAGTGGATCCTCCGCAACAAGCAGAGCCCCTGGGCCGGCAAGAAGGAGGCACCACCCGCGGAGCTCACTGAAGAGCAGCGTCAGTATGCGGAGGCGCACGCTGCCAAGAAGGCCGAgaaggaggcgcgcggcgaagGGAAGGGCGAGAAGTCTGATATGGTTGCCAAGAGTACTTTCCatgggaaggaggagagggattACCAAGGACGGTCATGGATCACACCGCCCAAGGATGCCAAGGCGAGCAACGAGCGCTGCTATATTCCCAAGAGGTGTGTGCACGAGTGGGTTGGGCACACCAAGGGGGTCTCGGCGATTAGGTTTTTCCCCAAGTATGGACACCTTTTGCTGTCTGCGAGTATGGATTGTAAGATTAAGATCTGGGATGTGCTCGAGTCGAGGACATGTATGCGGACGTACATGGGGCACTCTAAGGCGGTCAGAGATATATCGTTTTCTAATGATGGGACTAAGTTCTTGAGTGCTGGGTATGACAGGAATATACAGTATTGGGATACTGAGACCGGGCAGGTGATCTCGACCTTCTCTACTGGCAAGGTCCCTTATGTAGTGAAGCTCAACCCGGATGAGGATAAGCAGCATGTTCTCCTCGCTGGGATGAGTGACAAGAAGATTGTGCAGTGGGATATGAAGTCAGGGCAGATAACCCAAGAGTACGACCAGCACTTGGGAGCAGTCAATACCATCACTTTTGTAGATAATAATAGGAGGTTTGTGACATCAAGCGATGACAAGTCGCTTCGTGTGTGGGAGTTCGGCATCCCAGTGGTGATTAAGTATATCAGTGAACCACACATGCACTCAATGCCATCAATATCACTGCACCCGAATTCCAACTGGCTGGCAGCACAGAGCTTGGACAATCAGATATTGATATACAGTACCAAGGAGAGGTTTCAACTTAACAAGAAGAAGCGGTTTGCGGGTCACATTGTGGCAGGTTACGCTTGTCAAGTGAACTTCTCACCAGATGGGAGGTTCGTGATGTCAGGAGATGGTGAAGGTAGTTGCTGGTTCTGGGACTGGAAAAGCTGCAGGAGATTTAAGACGTTGAAGTGCCACAATGGAGTTTGCATTGGATGTGAGTGGCATCCCTTGGAGACTAGCAAGGTTGCAACATGTGGATGGGATGGCGTAATTAAGTACTG GGATTGA
- the LOC127768474 gene encoding vacuolar cation/proton exchanger 2 isoform X3 — MMGAEKAELGMEELELEEGGGSPSPSPMTAAGKMQALDFEHIGSLAAVAESLSTGSKWRRALTSVRVVILQAKINVLLPFGPLAVMLHYLSANHQGWVFLFSLIGITPLAERLGYATEQLALYTGPTIGGLLNATFGNATEMIISLYALKNGMIRVVQQSLLGSILSNMLLVLGCAFFAGGLVHPSRDQVFNKASAVVNSGLLLMAVLGLMFPAVLHFTHSEVQYGKSEVSLSRFSSCIMLVAYASYLFFQLKSQRSLYSPIGEQEEEVTEDEEEEKEITQGEAICWLFVLTIWISILSGYLVDAIQGASESLNMPVAFISVILLPIVGNAAEHASAIMFAMKDKLDITLGVAIGSSTQISMFVIPFCVVIGWIMGQQMDLNFQLFETATLFITVLVVAFMLQEGTSNYFKGLMLILCYLIVAASFFVHVDPDSSDNK; from the exons ATGATGGGGGCGGAGAAGGCGGAGCTGGGGAtggaggagctggagctggaggaggGCGGGGGCTCGCCGTCTCCGTCGCCGATGACGGCCGCCGGGAAGATGCAGGCGCTGGACTTCGAGCACATCGGGTCGCTCGCCGCGGTGGCGGAGTCGCTCTCGACGGGGAGCAAGTGGCGGAGGGCGCTCACCAGCGTGCGCGTCGTCATCCTCCAGGCCAAGATCAacgtcctcctccccttcggCCCCCTCGCCGTCATGCTCCACTACCTCTCCGCCAACCAC CAAGGATGGGTTTTCCTTTTCAGCTTAATCGGCATCACGCCCTTGGCTGAGAGATTGGGATATGCGACCGA GCAGCTTGCTCTCTACACGGGTCCGACAA TTGGGGGGCTGTTGAATGCTACCTTTGGCAATGCGACTGAGATGATTATCTCGTTGTACGCATTGAAAAACGGGATGATCCGTGTCGTCCAGCAATCGCTACTAGGCTCTATACTCTCAAACATGCTGTTGGTTCTCGGTTGTGCTTTCTTCGCTGGGGGTCTTGTCCATCCCAGCAGGGACCAGGTCTTCAACAAG GCGTCAGCCGTTGTAAACTCAGGGTTGCTTTTGATGGCTGTCTTGGGTCTAATGTTTCCAGCAGTACTTCACTTTACACATTCTGAAGTGCAGTATGGAAAATCCGAAGTTTCCCTTTCAAGGTTTAGTAGCTGCATCATGCTTGTGGCATATGCAAGCTATCTGTTTTTTCAACTAAAGAGCCAGCGAAGTCTGTACAGTCCAATTGGTGAA CAGGAAGAAGAAGTAActgaggatgaggaggaagaaaaggagATAACACAGGGTGAAGCTATCTGTTGGCTTTTTGTGTTGACTATTTGGATTTCGATTCTCTCTGGGTACCTGGTAGACGCCATACAG GGGGCCTCTGAATCATTAAACATGCCAGTGGCCTTTATTAGTGTTATTCTGCTTCCAATCGTGGGAAATGCTGCTGAGCACGCAAGTGCCATTATGTTTGCCATGAAAGACAAACTT GATATTACACTTGGAGTTGCCATAGGATCATCAACACAGATCTCCATGTTTGTG ATCCCATTCTGTGTGGTAATTGGCTGGATAATGGGCCAACAAATGGACTTGAATTTTCAACTGTTCGAGACAGCAACTCTTTTTATAACAGTACTGGTGGTGGCATTTATGTTGCAG GAAGGAACATCGAACTATTTTAAAGGCCTTATGCTTATCTTATGCTATCTCATAGTTGCTGCGAGCTTCTTCGTACATGTTGATCCCGATTCAA GTGACAACAAGTGA